One Oryza glaberrima chromosome 10, OglaRS2, whole genome shotgun sequence DNA segment encodes these proteins:
- the LOC127785581 gene encoding BTB/POZ and MATH domain-containing protein 1-like, with translation MAPAACHRSPSRLGSASAIVVDTETGVSGYHLLKIGCYSRTKATTPTGSFLRSSQFTVGSHRWRINYYPNGESADCADYISLYLSLDEKATKNVKVKAQFQFQISFTDKVEKPHSLASAEVNTYGGESFWSWGCPKFIKRDGFEKSKDLRDDSFTIRCDVAVIGEIRTEITTTTFVSVPPSELNQQFGNLLETEKGADVVFEVGDETFAAHRCVLAARSPVFNAELYGLMKEGNAAGVVRIQDMEAQVFKLLLRFVYTDTLPEMKEEDVMCQHLLVAADRYNRQRLKLMCEEKLCKYVSVGTLSNILALADQHHCEGLKKACFNFLGSPANLSVVIANNGFKHLSRSCPSLMEELVAMLAPPPPSHA, from the exons ATGGCCCCCGCCGCCTGCCACAGGAGCCCTTCGCGGCtcggctccgcctccgccattgTCGTCGACACGGAGACCGG AGTTTCCGGGTACCACCTCCTCAAGATCGGCTGCTACTCGCGCACCAAGGCGACGACCCCCACCGGCTCCTTCCTCCGTTCCAGCCAGTTCACCGTCGGCAGCCACCGCTGGCGCATCAACTACTATCCCAATGGGGAGTCAGCCGACTGCGCCGACTACATATCGCTATACCTCTCTCTGGACGAGAAGGCCACCAAGAATGTGAAGGTGAAGGCGCAGTTCCAATTCCAGATTAGTTTCACCGACAAGGTGGAGAAGCCACATTCATTGGCATCCGCGGAAGTAAATACTTATGGTGGTGAGAGTTTTTGGTCTTGGGGTTGTCCGAAGTTCATCAAAAGGGATGGTTTTGAGAAGTCCAAAGATCTCAGGGACGACTCCTTCACCATCCGGTGCGACGTAGCGGTTATCGGCGAGATCCGCACTGAAATCACCACCACAACCTTCGTCAGCGTGCCACCGTCTGAGCTAAACCAGCAGTTCGGCAACCTTCTGGAGACCGAGAAGGGCGCCGACGTGGTGTTTGAGGTTGGTGACGAGACGTTCGCCGCGCACCGGTGCGTGCTCGCAGCGCGGTCGCCAGTCTTCAACGCGGAGCTCTATGGCTTGATGAAGGAGGGCAACGCCGCCGGAGTCGTGCGCATCCAAGACATGGAGGCGCAGGTGTTCAAGCTGTTGCTCCGCTTCGTGTACACCGACACGTTGCCAGAGATGAAGGAGGAAGATGTCATGTGCCAGCATCTACTTGTCGCGGCAGATCGGTACAATCGGCAGAGGCTCAAGCTGATGTGCGAGGAGAAGTTGTGCAAGTACGTTAGCGTGGGCACGTTATCGAACATCCTAGCACTGGCTGATCAGCACCATTGCGAAGGGCTAAAGAAAGCGTGCTTCAATTTTCTCGGCTCACCGGCGAACCTGAGTGTTGTCATCGCCAACAACGGCTTCAAGCATCTGAGCAGGAGCTGCCCTTCTCTTATGGAAGAGCTGGTTGCCATGCTGGCACCTCCACCACCAAGTCATGCCTAG
- the LOC127785580 gene encoding BTB/POZ and MATH domain-containing protein 1-like, whose translation MSPAACRADQSRPSSTSAIVADTETGDHLLKIGCYSRTKATTPTGSFLSSAMFTVGGHRWRIDYYPNGESADSADYISLFLLLDEKATKNVKVQAQFKFQISSTDQVKKAPSLASTEVNTYGEASSWGRAKFIKREDFEKSNDLRDDSFVIRCDVAVIGEIRTEITTTTFVTVPPPELNQQLGDLLDTEKGADVVFQVGDETFAAHQCMLAARSPVFSAEYYGLMKEGDTAGVVRIEDMEAQVFKLLLRFVYTETLPEMEEEDVMCQHLLVAADRYNLQRLKLICEERLCRYIAVATVGNILALADQHHCDGLKKACFHFLGSQANLSAVIAADAFEHLSRSCPTLMKELVAVLSLPPYHA comes from the coding sequence ATGTcccccgccgcctgccgcgccgacCAGTCGCGGCCCTCCTCCACatccgccatcgtcgccgacaCGGAGACCGGGGACCACCTCCTCAAGATCGGCTGCTACTCGCGCACCAAGGCGACGACCCCCACCGGCTCGTTCCTCAGCTCCGCCATGTTCACCGTCGGCGGCCACCGCTGGCGCATCGACTACTACCCCAATGGGGAATCCGCCGACTCTGCCGATTACATATCGCTTTTCCTCCTGCTGGACGAGAAGGCCACCAAGAATGTGAAGGTGCAGGCGCAGTTCAAGTTCCAGATCAGTTCCACCGACCAGGTGAAGAAGGCACCTTCATTGGCATCCACGGAAGTAAATACATATGGTGAGGCTTCTTCATGGGGTCGTGCAAAGTTCATCAAAAGGGAAGATTTCGAGAAGTCCAATGATCTCAGGGACGACTCCTTTGTCATCCGATGCGACGTAGCGGTTATCGGAGAGATCCGCACTGAGATCACCACCACAACCTTTGTCACTGTGCCCCCGCCTGAACTAAACCAGCAGCTCGGCGACCTTCTGGACACCGAGAAGGGTGCCGACGTGGTGTTTCAGGTCGGCGACGAGACGTTCGCCGCGCACCAGTGCATGCTCGCGGCGCGGTCGCCTGTGTTCAGCGCGGAGTACTATGGCTTGATGAAGGAGGGTGACACCGCCGGAGTCGTGCGCATCGAAGACATGGAGGCGCAGGTGTTCAAGCTGTTGCTCCGCTTCGTCTACACGGAGACCTtgccggagatggaggaggaagatgtcATGTGCCAGCATCTACTCGTCGCGGCAGATCGGTACAATCTGCAGAGGCTCAAGCTGATCTGCGAGGAAAGGTTGTGCAGATACATTGCTGTAGCCACGGTGGGGAACATCCTGGCACTGGCCGATCAGCACCACTGCGACGGGCTGAAGAAGGCGTGCTTCCATTTTCTCGGTTCACAGGCAAATCTCAGTGCAGTCATCGCTGCCGATGCCTTCGAGCACCTGAGCAGGAGCTGCCCCACTCTTATGAAAGAACTGGTTGCTGTGCTGTCACTTCCACCATATCATGCTTAG